A stretch of Phoenix dactylifera cultivar Barhee BC4 chromosome 16, palm_55x_up_171113_PBpolish2nd_filt_p, whole genome shotgun sequence DNA encodes these proteins:
- the LOC103709832 gene encoding protein P21-like encodes MASSTSLTLLFFPFLLLTLSHAATFDVVNQCSYTVWAAWAATGNVGGGQQLDQGQTWTVTINAGTTGGRIWARTGCSFDANGNGNCQSGDCGKLACTSYGSAPNTLAEFGLNQYQNLDFNDISLVQGFNVPMDFRSTSSDCSMDIQCTADVVGQCPSALKVAGGCDDPCTIFNTPQYCCPSGSSCEPTTYSEFYKGLCPSAFSYPDDYANTSFTCPGGSNYQVTFCP; translated from the coding sequence ATGGCCTCCTCGACCTCCCtcactctcctcttcttccccttcctcctcctcaccCTCTCCCACGCCGCCACCTTCGACGTCGTCAACCAATGTTCCTACACCGTGTGGGCTGCATGGGCAGCCACCGGCAACGTCGGCGGCGGCCAGCAGCTCGACCAAGGCCAGACCTGGACGGTCACCATCAACGCCGGCACCACCGGTGGCCGCATCTGGGCCCGTACTGGCTGCTCCTTCGATGCCAACGGCAACGGGAACTGCCAGAGCGGCGACTGCGGCAAGCTCGCCTGCACCTCCTACGGCTCCGCACCCAACACCCTCGCGGAATTCGGCCTCAACCAGTACCAGAACCTCGACTTCAACGACATCTCCCTCGTTCAGGGCTTCAACGTGCCCATGGACTTCCGCTCCACCTCGTCGGACTGCAGCATGGATATCCAATGCACCGCCGACGTCGTTGGGCAGTGCCCCAGCGCGCTCAAAGTAGCCGGCGGCTGCGATGACCCATGTACCATCTTCAACACTCCTCAGTACTGCTGCCCTTCCGGCTCCAGCTGCGAGCCAACCACCTATTCCGAGTTCTATAAGGGCCTGTGCCCGAGTGCGTTTAGCTACCCGGATGATTATGCCAACACCAGCTTCACCTGCCCCGGTGGGAGCAACTACCAGGTTACCTTCTGCCCTTGA